The Podospora bellae-mahoneyi strain CBS 112042 chromosome 7, whole genome shotgun sequence genome includes a window with the following:
- the HCM1 gene encoding Forkhead transcription factor (EggNog:ENOG503NXCX; COG:K), producing the protein MVITGTIDITTSLHSTARPDMAKPPRFQASQAGFPIYEDFNFDHTAPIISNAPMPPAPKPARQPLQSADANVVLNPPTSRFVKQSPLKPSAPPSNMPLTPMKSSRSSKLSMVQMMPPSNFQQQGTDSPEKRQPVMSRFKTVAQKPQQSDFNIQQFMGKENSHPMIFPAPPQPQQFNLPLEHYYQKPSGKRLLEAAPIKELRPAKKQRVDDALPPHDSFPQIIDDGSKPGHSYATLIGMAILRSPQRRLTLAQIYKWISDTYSFYNANDAGWQNSIRHNLSLNKHFIKQERPKDDPGKGNYWAIEPGAEHLFMKEKPSRKAAAPSAENMPVMSTRLEPSQPQMPQFHEPILPPQLPIAPNSLPQLPPMPSSQQLAPASHLPELSSDATIPASDLATVDDGHDRLGENDLHDNNLYSPLPAAMHSSPPVPKRVESRHSNTPPPQRRGPGSSVSKSRTRRSFMDDSGYISSLESSAMRPGRDHSKLLTSEADRPRLRRGLAEEEIVRLRASSYDSPSKGRSQGYVPPSSSPLRQPVHSNAGQMLPPLTPAMKLKAPPKPPASVSPSTNLRLHRESIQSMVDGDSPYKRVAAMCPEVQLTPGYLMDDLFANFEHTKDDEFPEFDIFNETYTSLYALSPAGIAPTGSPVKRSVRKQRLERSHSTSALSDLAAPLSNNSASSASFLKVPAQPNNLMLETPSKVFDGLLSSPSKLFHDLQSPSKMPAALNGENLAPWLSMDDLYAPDVLGEESNDFQPIDMLAGFEKIGSSSSQASRNNNNNNNNNNNRPSQKSGLTRSYTTKF; encoded by the exons ATGGTAATAACT GGCACCATCGATATAACCACATCGCTCCACTCCACAGCTCGGCCTGACATGGCCAAGCCGCCGCGTTTTCAGGCCTCTCAAGCCGGCTTCCCCATCTACGAGGACTTCAACTTCGACCATACAgctcccatcatcagcaacgCGCCCATGCCTCCAGCACCGAAGCCGGCCCGACAGCCTCTCCAGAGCGCCGATGCCAATGTCGTACTGAACCCGCCCACATCAAGGTTTGTCAAGCAATCACCACTGAAGCCGAGTGCTCCGCCATCCAATATGCCGCTCACCCCGATGAAGTCGTCTCGAAGCAGCAAGCTCAGCATGGTTCAGATGATGCCGCCAAGCAACTTTCAGCAGCAAGGGACCGACTCGCCCGAGAAGAGACAACCTGTAATGTCGAGGTTCAAGACGGTCGCCCAAAAACCTCAGCAGTCCGACTTCAACATTCAGCAGTTCATGGGCAAGGAAAACTCACATCCCATGATTTTCCCCGCgccaccccaaccacaacagtTCAACCTACCTCTGGAGCATTATTACCAAAAACCGTCAGGAAAGCGATTGTTGGAGGCTGCACCGATCAAGGAACTGAGGCCTGCCAAGAAGCAAAGGGTGGACGACGCGCTGCCACCGCACGACTCATTCCCGCAGATTATCGATGATGGATCAAAGCCAGGACACAGCTATGCGACTTTGATTGGGATGGCCATTCTCCGCTCACCACAGCGACGATTGACACTGGCTCAGATCTACAAGTGGATTTCTGACACATATTCCTTCTACAATGCCAACGATGCGGGGTGGCAGAACAGCATCCGTCATAACCTGTCTCTCAACAAGCACTTCATCAAGCAGGAACGACCCAAGGATGATCCGGGCAAGGGCAACTATTGGGCAATTGAACCGGGCGCAGAACACTTGTTCATGAAGGAAAAGCCCTCGAGGAAAGCGGCCGCCCCATCAGCTGAGAATATGCCGGTCATGTCGACGCGTCTCGAGCCCTCTCAACCACAAATGCCTCAATTTCACGAACCGATTTTGCCGCCTCAGCTTCCCATCGCACCCAACTCTCTGCCGCAATTACCGCCAATGCCATCATCGCAACAGCTAGCTCCTGCAAGCCACTTGCCGGAGCTTTCATCCGACGCCACCATTCCAGCTTCCGATCTGGCCACCGTCGATGACGGGCATGACAGGCTTGGGGAGAATGACCTTCACGACAACAACCTGTACTCTCCTCTGCCTGCGGCCATGCACTCCTCGCCTCCCGTTCCCAAACGTGTGGAATCGAGACACAGTaacacccccccacctcaGAGGCGGGGACCTGGTTCGTCGGTCAGCAAGTCGCGTACTCGGCGTTCGTTCATGGATGATAGCGGGTACATTTCCTCCCTCGAGTCGTCAGCAATGCGTCCTGGGCGGGACCACTCCAAGCTACTCACCTCTGAGGCTGATCGTCCGCGTCTTCGTAGAGGcctggccgaggaggagattgtccGTCTCCGCGCCTCATCTTACGACAGCCCCTCAAAGGGCCGCTCTCAGGGCTACGTTCCGCCTTCCTCGTCACCTCTGCGGCAGCCAGTTCATAGCAACGCTGGGCAGATGCTTCCGCCGTTGACCCCTGCCATGAAGCTCAAGGCGCCCCCCAAGCCACCAGCGTCAGTCTCGCCTAGCACCAACTTGCGCCTTCACCGAGAAAGCATCCAGTCCATGGTGGACGGGGACTCGCCCTACAAGCGCGTCGCGGCTATGTGTCCCGAAGTGCAGCTCACCCCCGGCTATCTCATGGATGATTTGTTCGCCAACTTCGAGCATACCAAGGACGACGAATTTCCAGAGTTCGACATCTTCAATGAGACGTACACTTCGCTCTATGCTCTGTCTCCTGCCGGAATCGCGCCCACCGGCTCGCCTGTGAAGCGCTCTGTGAGGAAGCAGAGACTGGAACGCTCGCATTCCACGAGCGCGTTGAGCGACCTGGCCGCTCCCTTGTCCAACAATTCTGCGAGCTCGGCGTCTTTCCTCAAAGTTCCTGCTCAGCCGAACAATCTGATGCTGGAGACACCGAGCAAGGTCTTTGATGGCCTTCTTTCATCGCCAAGCAAACTTTTCCACGACCTGCAATCGCCATCCAAAATGCCAGCGGCGCTCAACGGTGAGAATCTGGCCCCCTGGCTCTCCATGGATGACCTCTATGCGCCTGATGTCCTCGGAGAGGAGAGTAACGATTTCCAACCGATTGACATGCTCGCTGGGTTCGAGAAGATTGGCTCAAGCAGCTCGCAAGCATcgcgcaacaa